A DNA window from Aminipila luticellarii contains the following coding sequences:
- a CDS encoding DUF554 domain-containing protein translates to MLVVLVNTLAVIIGSTIGLLLKKGIPESIRDIVMKGIALCTLYIGISGTLKGQNTLILILSMVIGSIIGQGVDLDKRLNSFAEKLEGRFKKPGDKVSVAEGFVTGSLLFCVGAMTIVGSLRAGLVGDYEMLMTKSVLDLISSCVFASALGIGVLFSAGFVLFFQGAIVLLAQYVSPFLGDYVIAEMTCAGSLLILALGLNILGVTRLKVMNFLPAIFLPILLCMFIPA, encoded by the coding sequence TTGCTCGTAGTACTTGTAAATACGTTAGCTGTCATTATCGGAAGCACCATAGGTCTGCTTTTAAAAAAGGGCATTCCTGAGAGCATAAGAGATATTGTGATGAAAGGAATCGCCTTATGTACGCTTTATATTGGGATATCCGGTACGTTAAAAGGGCAAAACACGTTAATATTAATTTTATCTATGGTCATTGGATCCATTATAGGACAAGGGGTGGATTTGGACAAAAGGCTCAACAGTTTCGCCGAGAAGCTGGAAGGTCGGTTTAAAAAGCCGGGGGACAAAGTATCTGTAGCAGAAGGTTTTGTGACAGGCAGCCTGCTGTTCTGTGTGGGAGCTATGACCATAGTGGGCTCTCTTAGAGCAGGACTGGTGGGCGATTATGAAATGCTGATGACAAAGTCTGTTTTAGATTTAATTTCCTCTTGCGTTTTCGCTTCGGCTTTGGGGATTGGTGTTCTCTTTTCGGCGGGATTTGTTTTGTTCTTTCAGGGAGCTATTGTTCTTTTGGCGCAGTATGTGTCGCCTTTTTTAGGGGATTACGTGATTGCAGAAATGACTTGTGCCGGTTCTTTGCTGATTTTGGCATTAGGCCTTAATATTTTAGGCGTTACCCGATTAAAGGTGATGAACTTTCTGCCCGCTATATTTTTACCAATTTTGCTATGCATGTTCATTCCGGCTTAA
- a CDS encoding zinc ribbon domain-containing protein, protein MEKKQYVCSKCGCHEYECDQFQATGGNFAKIFDVQNKKFTTISCAQCGYTELYKQMGSSGWDTLDFLTGS, encoded by the coding sequence ATGGAAAAGAAGCAATATGTATGCTCGAAATGCGGATGCCATGAATATGAGTGTGATCAATTTCAGGCTACGGGAGGAAATTTTGCAAAAATTTTTGATGTACAAAATAAGAAGTTTACGACAATAAGCTGTGCTCAATGCGGGTATACGGAACTGTATAAGCAAATGGGCTCTTCCGGATGGGATACATTGGACTTCCTGACGGGATCCTGA